In the Streptomyces sp. NBC_00525 genome, one interval contains:
- a CDS encoding MFS transporter: protein MTGTEVKPHRRPGLALGVLAGALALDVSGLGVLNAALPSVGEQFDLDDTTLQWVMIAYAVTFAGFLLVGGRLADVFGRRRVFEAGIALFTAAALVGAVSPDIAVLLGARAAQGIGAALSGPAALALLTEVFPAGPARNRAFSVYAAVGAASFSGGVMLGGVLTQFFGWRSVLWFSVAVGAAVLAATRAGLPDGTGRGGRLDLPGAISGTLGLTLLVVGVSSSGAVVWAALGAAAVFLVLFVVRELRTADPVLPLGLFRVPSVRAASLAAFLQYMASVGMLFFAPLYLQGMLDYSPFESGLALVPMSLAVFLTANYATGRLLATYSPYTLMAVGLVLIGVGTGLWMSTPHHGGYALYVLPGLVLSGIGQGLNFPSMTSAGLSGVEPEGHAVAGAVNVVAQQIGSSVGVAVLVLVAATSDDRLTGYHLAYLTAALACVAGAAAITFARRRAA, encoded by the coding sequence ATGACGGGTACGGAGGTGAAGCCGCACCGGCGTCCGGGCCTGGCGCTCGGTGTCCTGGCCGGGGCGCTCGCCCTGGACGTGAGCGGGCTCGGGGTGCTCAACGCGGCCCTGCCGTCCGTGGGGGAGCAGTTCGACCTGGACGACACCACGCTCCAGTGGGTCATGATCGCGTACGCCGTGACCTTCGCCGGCTTCCTGCTGGTCGGCGGCCGGCTGGCCGATGTGTTCGGCCGGCGACGGGTGTTCGAGGCCGGGATCGCCCTGTTCACCGCCGCCGCCCTGGTCGGAGCCGTGTCGCCCGACATCGCGGTGCTGCTCGGCGCGCGGGCGGCGCAGGGCATCGGCGCGGCGCTGTCCGGTCCGGCCGCGCTGGCTCTGCTGACCGAGGTGTTCCCGGCCGGCCCGGCCCGCAACCGGGCGTTCAGCGTGTACGCGGCGGTGGGCGCCGCGAGCTTCAGCGGTGGGGTGATGCTGGGCGGCGTGCTGACCCAGTTCTTCGGCTGGCGCTCGGTGCTGTGGTTCTCGGTCGCGGTGGGAGCCGCCGTACTGGCCGCGACGCGCGCCGGGTTGCCGGACGGGACCGGACGCGGCGGGCGCCTGGACCTGCCGGGCGCGATATCGGGAACGCTCGGCCTCACCCTGCTGGTCGTCGGCGTGAGCAGCAGCGGCGCGGTGGTGTGGGCCGCGCTCGGCGCGGCGGCGGTCTTCCTGGTGCTCTTCGTCGTCCGCGAACTGCGCACCGCCGACCCGGTGCTGCCGCTCGGTCTCTTCCGCGTCCCGTCGGTGCGGGCGGCGAGCCTGGCGGCGTTCCTCCAGTACATGGCCTCGGTCGGCATGCTGTTCTTCGCGCCCCTGTATCTCCAGGGGATGCTGGACTACTCGCCGTTCGAGTCCGGTCTGGCGCTGGTACCGATGTCGCTGGCCGTGTTCCTCACCGCCAACTACGCCACCGGTCGCCTGCTGGCCACGTACAGCCCGTACACGCTGATGGCGGTCGGGCTGGTCCTGATCGGGGTGGGCACGGGGCTGTGGATGAGCACCCCGCACCACGGCGGCTACGCGCTGTACGTGCTGCCGGGGCTGGTGCTCAGCGGTATCGGCCAGGGGCTGAACTTCCCCTCGATGACCTCCGCCGGCCTCAGCGGCGTCGAGCCGGAGGGACACGCGGTCGCCGGCGCGGTGAACGTCGTGGCCCAGCAGATCGGCTCCAGCGTCGGCGTCGCCGTCCTGGTGCTGGTCGCGGCGACGAGCGACGACCGGCTCACCGGCTACCACCTGGCCTATCTGACGGCCGCGCTCGCCTGTGTGGCCGGGGCGGCCGCCATCACGTTCGCCCGGCGGCGGGCGGCATAG